The genomic window CGTGGGCAGCACCGGTTTAGTTTGATGGGCTAGCGCGAAAAATAATTTAATGTGTGCGCCTTTATGTACGCCTTTAAAACGCGTTAAATCATCCCCCGTAAAGGTTAAACGCACCAATGCCTCAGAAAGTTGAACTCTGTTTACTAGTGTTAGCATTATTGGTGGCAATCGTCTTGGCTTTTTTGGGGGTATTAGCCTCGAATTAGACTCCATAGCTGGCTCCGTCATCGACTGCTGTGTTTTCAATATGCACGGTTACAGAGGGTGCTACTGTAGAAACGCGTACGCGCTCTGCTGTTGGCTTGGAGATAATGCCAGTACTTTGTGCAAAGGAAATATACTTCGCAAAGTTACTATCCACTTTTTCGTTACTTAACAGTGATTCATCTAAGCTCAATTGCGATACTAAGTTTTTACAATTTCTATTTGTTATACCGCTTGCGCCGCCTTTTACGGCCGACGGCTGCTGCATAGTAAAAAAGGCCAGCAATGCGTTATCCGCTGGGTGCTTACTTTCAGCCAGCCTACTTAGCCACTCAGGCATGGTTACGCTAGGCAACAAATAGCCAAAGTCCTTTAGTCGCTTAAATAATTGTGCGAAAGATTGCGGGTTGTTTGGTGTAATGTGCACGATTGGCTCAATTGGCTTGCGCTGTAAACTGGCACGGGCGATTACCCGTGCTACATTATCTACGCTTGTCCAAGGTTCGCTTACGTCTAAAATTGGAAAGGCACCTAAGCGCACGCTAGCCGCAATAATTAACCATGCCAAATCGTTTGCATTTACATAGCCTGTGCGCGGTTCACCAACCACTCGCCCCAACCGATAAATTGCTGCCGGGTAGCCGATTTGTTGCGCATGCGTCACAATAGCCTCTGCCGCCCATTTACTTTGCTGGTAACCGTCGCGCAACCCTTGATGCCAAGCAACGGCCTCTTCTTGTTGCTCGTCGGCTGTTTTATTTGGTGATGAAAAATCGAGTACGGCGACAGTGGATACCAAATGAAAACTCGCTTTAGCCCGTACCGCTAATAATAATGCCTGCTTAGTACTTAGCGTATTCGCTTTACGCATTGCGTTGTAATCGCGCACAACACTGGTGTTGGCAGCATTATGTATAACACAGCTAACCGATTGTGTTATCTCACGCAGTACTGATTGAGGCAAACCAAAATCTGTTTTTTCTAAGTCACCTAACACTGGAATAACACGCGAAGCATAATCGCTGCGCCAACAATCTTGTTTTAGCATTGCATCAACAAGCTTACGCTGGGCTTGCTCTTGTGAATCGGCTCTTAACAAACAAAATATTTTGCCATCACTTTCAGCCAGTAGCGTATTTAACAATTGCGCACCGACGAAGCCTGTAGCGCCGGTAAGAAAAATATTTTTATTGCTACTAGTGTTAGAATTTGTAATAGTCGCTATCGCGCGGTTAATTTCACTTAAATGGGCATCGCTTAACGCAATATCTTCACGCACATCTTGGGGCATTTCGTTACCAACAGGCTTAGCGTTAATCGCCGTATCGCTAGCGTCTAACTGTGCAATCGCATTTGCCAACTCATTCGCCACGGAATGCCTAAACAACATATCTGCCGGTAAAGGTGATGTAATCACACCGCTTAACTGTTTGGTCAAACGATTGGCGATTTGCAACACTTGCAAAGATTGGCCGCCAAGCTCAAAGAAATCGTCGTGCAGCGCAATATCAGACCGACCCAATACGTTACGCCAGACGCTTAGCACCGCTAGTTGATACCTATTTAAGCGCTGATAGCTATTTAAGCTCGTCTCACTTAGGCACGCATCGCTTTGCATGTCACTTTGTTGCTTTGGCGCAGCGCTGGCGGTCGCCAATAAGCGTTTTCTATCAATTTTCCCTGCCGTTGTTTTGGGCAAGCTCTCGCACAGCTCAATTCTACTTGGCATCATTACAGCGGGCAGGTTATCGCGAATATAATCGCGCAATTGCTTGTGGGCTAAATGTTCTATTGCATTTTCACCCAACACTACAAATGCATATAAAGTCACTCGCAGCTCAGATTTATCCACAGCCACAGCAACTTGATTTATTGCAGGGTGATTTAACAGTACGTTTTCTAATTCCAGAGGGTTTACGAGTTGACCGCTAATTTTTACGGTGTCGTCTAAGCGCCCAATAAATTCAATTTGACCATCGCTGTTTATTTTTACTTTATCGCCAGTGCGATACGCTGGAAGAGGTTCTCGCAATAAACCTTGCAAATGAGTAGCCGATATAAATTTCTCTAAGCTTAGCTCGGGTAAATTTTTGTACCCCAGCCCAAGGCCAGCGCCCAGCAACCACAACTCACCTTCGCCGCCGCGCACTACACAGCGGCCTTCACCATTTACTACAGCAACTGCACGCCCCGCCAATGGCGTACCTATATGTACGTCATTGGTATTTAGTGCTGCCACGGTTGCTACTACCGTAGCTTCACTTGGGCCGTAGGTATTCAATAACACGGCACGGCTTTGGCCTTTAGTTTTATGCCACAGGGCCAACTTTGCAGGCTGCACCGCTTCACCACCTATAATTACAGTGCGAATTGCTTGTGGTAGCTCTGAAGCAGAATAAACTGAATTTTGATTTTCGCGATAGCTCACCCACTCGTGCCAAAAAGCTGTAGGTAAATCTAAAAAACTTATTTTTTTTGGTTACACTCGCGCTCAAATATTTCAAAACTTTGCGCCATATCTTCACTACGAATAATTAATGATGCACCGGCACAAAGGCTGCAAAATATCTCTTCTACACTGGCATCAAAGTGTAAGGGTGCAAAGTGCAATACCCTATCTGCCGAAGTGATGTTGTAGCGAGAAATTGCAGAACAAACATATTCGGCCAATGCGCGATTAGAAATAATCACCCCTTTGGGGTTACCGGTAGAACCCGATGTGTAAACCATATAGGCACTGGCATCGGCGTCCACTTGCGAGCATAGTGTGTTTATATAGTCGGGTGCAGGTTGGTTATGTTGCAATAAACTCGTGTAACAAGCCGCGCGCATACCATAACGTGTTGCAGTATTTCCGATTTTATCTGAATTAGCTTTAACGTCTACAATTTCTACTTGTGCATCGTCACACACAATTAAACTTGGGGTGGCATCCGACACTATGCGCGAATTTCTCGCCTGCGGGCCGCTAGGATCAACAAACACATAACAAGCGTTAAGTATTAAGCAAGCAAACGACGTTATTATCGCTTCAATACCTCGCGGCAATTCAATCGCAACTACAGCCCCTTCATTTACACCTAAATTAACCAAGCCGAACGCTGCTACCGCTATTTTATTGGCCAGCTGTTGGTAGCTTAGTTCCACAGCCCCACATACAAGTGCGGCGTGGTTTGGATTGGCTTCAACCTGTTGTAAGAATAGGTGCAATACAGAGCTAGGTACGAAAGGAAGCGCATCACCTCTAATTAACGACAAGTTGTTTATATCTATTACTTGCTCGGCCAGTAAGTATTGCTCACTAGTTTGATTTGCAACATCTTCGCACAGCTCGCAAAACGTTTTACTCAACTCAGAAAGTAGCGCCTGCAGCGCAGGCTCTGAATATAAATGGGCGTTGCCTTCAACCGCCAACCGCAAGCCGCCATCACTTAATGCCACTGCAGAGAAGGCTAAATCTTCTACGGGGCCAGCCGCTAGCGTTTGCGTAGTAACAGAGCAATTAAGCATTGTTAGTGGCCTATCAAAAGGCATAACATTAACAACAGCGCTATACACTCGGCCAATTAAATTATTCGCCTGCCTGCGCGCACGAATATCTTCGTATCTGTATTGTTGATGGGGCCGAGTCTGTTTAATTTGTGCCTGCACAGTTGTAATTATTTTTTTTAGGCTACCGCCTCGCGCGATACTTATGCGCAAAGGGATTATATTCATTACCATCGCCGGTACATTAATACTTGCTCGACCCAAGCGATTCATTACGGGTAAGCCAAGTACTATTTCGGTGGCACCCGTTTTTCTAAATAGTTGCGCTGCAACCAGTGCGTAAATTATTTCTGGCCAGGTTGTACCGAGCTGCAAAGCAAGCTTTTTTAATTGATTAAATGCTTCGCGTTGAATAACTGCTTCTGCTTTGGTTGGCAAACAATCGTAGGGCGCGTCGCGTTCGGCTAGGCTAATTGGTGTAGGTACGTTTTCTAAGTAGTCTTGCCAGAATTTTTCTGCTTGAACGTGCCTATCAGACTTTACATAACCGAGCTCTTCGTTCACCACCTTGGAATAATCACCAAACAACTTATGACTACCGGCGACTTGTTTGGCACCATTCGTATTGGCGGTAGGTTTTGCCTGCTGATGCCAAGCGTTATATACATCAACCACCTTTTGGCTTAACAGTGCAAAGCCATAGCCGTCGCAGGCAATATGATGAATTCGCATATACCATGCGGTGTGCTTATTGGATAATTTATACACTACATTTTTAAACGGCACCTGCTCGGCCAAATCAAACCACTTAGATTGATCTAGCCTCGCTTCACTTAGCATAATTTCACGTGTTTTAGTTAGGCTTAACCCTTGCTTACTTAAATCGACTACTTCCGCACGACAATGCTCGGGAGAATAATGCCCCTCTTGTACAGCCCGCTCGCCCATTAAAACAAAACGCTGATGCAAACCTTCTGCTTGACCAAATACGTAGCTAATAGCGCGGCTAAACAAATTAATATTAAGCTCACCTTCAAACCACAACACTTCTGCAGCATTGTAAAGCCCGCTGCGCCCTAAACGTTGCTGCCCCAACCAAATACCTAATTGTGCAGGTGTTAAGCTTTGTTGTGCGGATGCGCTCGCGAGCAAACCAGAAGATTCTACAGTGGCGTTACTCATTGGTTACTAGCCTATTTTCTTGCGCGCTAATTACGGGTAGAGCACCCAACATTGCAGCCCAAGCTTTTAGCGTGGGCTGCTCGGCAAGTTCGGCAAAGCCAATTTCTATATTATTTTCTCGTAACACATCTACTATGGCCATTAGCCGAATGGAGTCCAGCCCCATTTCAAATAGATTCTCGTCTTGATCTAACTCTTCTACAGCCATACCAAGTGCGGTGCTAACAGACACAGCAATATTATTTAAAATTTCACTTCCCGTTTGCGGGGTATTCGCGCCTTTCGATGCTAACGCAGCTTTATTCTCTTCGGTAGCAACATGAATATCCTGCAGTGCAACCACTCTGCCGCAACGGCGACTAATATAATGCAGCGCCATGCTGTGCTCCGTAGAAGAAAAATCTGCAACGGCATCGGCCACCACAAACGCTTTGATATCGGTCATAAAGGCTTCTAACGCGGTAGACAGAATGCCTATGTGCGCATATACCCCAACAATCCACAGCTGATCTTTATTATTTTCTGCCATGTATTCATGCAGTGGCGTACGCTGAAAAGCGCTGTAACGCCACTTAGTAAATACCAAATCGTCAGCAGCGGGCTTTAGCGACTCAACAATAGCGTGCTGATTATTTTCAGAGGTTAGCCCCGCTCCCCAAAAATCGGTAAGTAGCGCACGCTCTTCTGGGGCTTGATGGGGTGGCTGAGCCGTGTACACAATGGGAATACCTGCAGCTTTACACTGCGCGACGATAGTTTGGATATTTTGCACAAGTGACCGCATCGGCTCGCCTTGCTGATCGTAAAATTCCACAAAATATTTTTGCATATCGTGTACAAGCAATACCGCTTTATTTGCATCTAGCGGCCAACTCACGCGATTGCCATATTCCTCATTGGTCGCTTTCACTTGACCTGTTAATGAATAATTATTTATTTTAGGGATTGCCATAATCGCCTCTGCTAATTGTTTTTTAAGATAAACGACAATACGAGATATCAAGCTAGCTGCTGAATATTTTCCAGCGTTTCGCGCAAGGCTTTTTTACTAACCTTGCCGAACTTGGTGGTTGGAAATACTTCTACACACACCACCCTGTCGGGTAGCTTATATTCAGCAACACCAATTTCTCGCAGATAGCGCCGCAGCGCCGGTAGCGTTATTGCTTGTTGATTAGAAATTGCATTAACACCTTGTGGGTATGCCTGCTGCTTATTCTTAATTACAAATGCACAGGTCTTTTCACCCAGTACGGAATCTTTCATCGCTACCACGGCAGCATCTGATATGCCCGGATGCCCCACGAGCAACTCCTCAAGCTCGGCTGCAGATATTTTTTCACCGCCGCGATTTATTTGGTCTTTTGCCCTACCCTCTACAACGACGTAACCCTCTTCGGTTAACCGCACTAGGTCGCCTGTGCGGTAAAAACCATCGGGAGTAAAAGCCGTAGCATTGTGCTCGGACGCGTTGTAGTAGCCGCGAATGGTGTAAGGCCCGCGGGTGAGCAAATGCCCTACCTCGCCATTAACCACTGGCGTATCGTCGTTAGCAACAACTTTTATTTCGTCTTCACTCGAAAGCGGGCACCCTTGGGTAAACAGGGTTTTGTCTGGGCCATCGTGTAAACGGGTGTAATTAACTAAACCTTCGGCCATACCAAAAACTTGCTGTAGCTTGCAGTTAAAAATGGCCACTATTTGCTTAGCCAGCACACTGGTTAATTTTGCGCCGCCAACTTGCACCACTTGCAAACTATTGGTATCCACTCTATTTTTTTGTGCAAACTGCAGCCAAGCATTAGCCAAAGGCGGCACCAGCGCCACGGTAGTAACACGCTGTTTGGCGATAATAGGCAGCACCCTATCTGGCGCCACTTGCTCACTTAAAATGACCGTTGCGCCGGCATATAGCGCACCCAATACGCCAGCAGAACTTAAAGTAAAGTTATGCGCTGCCGGCAGCACGCACAGGTAAACAGATTCGTTGGTTAAACCTGTAACTGCAGCGCTTTCGCGCACGCTATAAAAATAGTCGTCGTGTGTACGCGGAATTAATTTAGGCAAATTGGTGGTACCACCAGAAAGCTGTAGTAACGCTAAGCTTTGGCCGTTATCCACTACCGGCAACGAAGCCTTACTTTTAGCACCCAGTTCACCAGCGCGTTTTACATCGTCTAGTGAATAAAACTCTTGCCCATCGCCGGCTACAAACACATGCTTGAGTTGCGTTAATGCACACACGTTGCGTGCCAGCGCACGGTAATCAAATCCGCCTGCATGATCGGCGCAAATATAAGCAACCGCTTGCGACTCGGTACAAAAATGTTTCAGCTCTTGCTCTCTATGCGCCGGCAATGCCATTACGGGCACGGCTCCTAGCGCAAATAAAGCAAACAGTGTTTCTACAAATTCAATTCGGTTGGGGAATTGCAATACAACGTTATCGCCCGTGCGAATACCCAACTGATACAGGCCTTGGGCCAACGCCAAACTATTAGTTTTTAATTGGCCGTAGGTAAGCTGTTTGTTATCGTCAATGACTGCAAGCTTATCTGCTACGCGACTGTCGCTTAGAATGTGAAACATATTTTTATTAAGCCATAGGCCTAAAGTGCGATAGCGGTTTGCTTCGGCTTCTGGCCACGGCGTAAATAAATTACTGGAAGAAGAAACGGCTTGCTTACACATGCACTTCCTCCTCGCTTACCTTGCTTTTGGTTTGCTTAGGCACCCGCTCTTTAACAGGCTTGACCCCAAACGCATTAAGTACCGTGTTAAATTTAGCGGCGGTCTCTGCATATTCTTTTTCTGCGCATGAACCTGCAACCACACCCGCACCGGCATACACACGCACACGATGATTAAATACTTCGGCACAACGTATGGTAATTGCCCATTCGCCATCGCCCTGCGCATTACACCAACCAACAATACCGGTAAAAAAATCTCGCGGGTACTGCTCTAATTTTTTTATCGCTTGCTTAGCGTCTGCCACTGGGTAACCACCCACCGCCGGCGTAGGGTGTAAGGCGAGCGCCAGTGCGAGCGACGAGAGCGTTTCATCATTAAGCTCGGCTGTAATATGAGTACCAAGGTGCCACATGGTGGCGGTAGACATAAGCGAAGGCGTACGCGGTACGCGCAAGCTTTTACAAAATGGACGCAGGGATTTTTCTATCGCATCTACAACAACTCGATGCTCGTATAAGTCCTTCGCCGACTGCAGTAACCCATCTGCTTTTTGAGCATCTTCGCTGGGGTTTTCGCTGCGAGCTATTGAACCCGCTAGCGGATGAATATGAATATCTTTACCCGACTTAGATAAAAGTAATTCTGGGCTTGCACCAATTAATACGCGGTTGCCCACTACTGTTGCTGGCGCAGCCGCATTTAACGGCACCGCAAATGTATAGCCCAATGGGTTTTTTACAGCCAGCGATTTAAGTGCAAGCGGAATATTTGGTGCAGACTCAAATTGCACATCCAGCGCGCGCGACAACACCACTTTTTGCAGCGGTGTTTGCTCAAAAAGAGTAAGCGCTTCGTTCACACTATTTTTAAATACTTGCCCACTGGGCACTGGCGTTATACGGTGAGCACCGGCTTGGCTTGGGTTAAACGCAATGCCGCCACTAGCATCACCACTAGCAAAAGGCATTTTTGTTTGGCGAATTACATTGTTACAAACCCGCAATGCGCTTGCGTCTTCGCCATCGAAACCTATTGCGCCCATTATTATTGGGTCGGCAAACCCCAACTGCTTAGCAATGCTAAGTGATTCTTGTGCGCGCTGGGCAATATCACCAACGCGTTCAGAAACCAATTGAGCAAACGGTGGCTTGGCTAACAGGCTGTGCGAAGGTGACGAAAAATAGAGGCTGCTGTACTGTGAATAAAGGTCGAGCAGGTCATCATAGCGCTGTGCAACATTTTGCGTAGTGTCCATTTTCGGCTCCAGGTAATTTTGATACGAAGCAACCTGTCGTTCACAGGCTGTTTGCAATTGCAGCGAGCCGCGAAAATGGCTTTAATGCCAGCTCTGCGTTCACCGCCTCAAGTGATAATGATTCTTATTAAGAATTATACTCATTTGCAGATTCTAGGCAGTGCTATTGGTTATGCTAAATCGTCAAAGTTGTATGAGACCCTGCGACTTGAAAACCACAATTAATTTTTAACGCCAAAATTTGATAAAAGTTACTTTAACTGGAACACCATGCAACTGATTGATACCTCATTTTCTGTCCCGCTGCTTGGCCAATGCGAACTTTTGCTCTGCCACTTTTACCCACAACACTGGGATGCAAACACCCCCAAGCAATATCAAATAGATGTGCCGCAATACTTGTTAGAAAAAGCGGTAGATAAACGTTTAGCGGAATATGTAGCCGGCCGGCATTTAGCAAAAACCTTATTACAAAGGCTTAATATTGGCGCGCAAGTAGAGCGCGACGAAAAAACACGCGCCCCAATTTGGCCACAAGGTATTGTTGGCTCCATTAGCCACTCGAAGGGTATCGCTGCCTGCGCCGTACAAAGGCAAACAAAAATTGCGGGCATTGGTATTGATATAGAGCATTGGACACCAGCCAAAACCGCAGCATCAATAAGTAAAGAAGTTTGGCTACCAGAAGAACAACACTTACTTAACCACATTGATTGGTCTTTCGAGCAAGCGTTAACAGTTGTGTTTTCTGCCAAGGAGGCGCTCTATAAAGCGCTGCACCCGCAGGTTGGGAAGTTTTTTGGGTTTAAGGCGGCACGATTGTGCCTGCAAAGCGGAGACAGTAATTCAGGCAGCCTATGCTTTGAATTAACAGAGCACTTACATACTGCAGTACCCAAAGGCGCAGTTTTTAAGCTTGCGTATTATTGCAGCGATGACTGGGTAGTAACAGGTATTGAGTTAGAACATAAAAAGCAGGCACAAAAAAGCCGCGATTAGAACGCGGCTTTTTTAAATATAAATTAATTTAAATTACATTAAATAGGTAAGCGATAATTTAACAACACCGAAAAGGAGAAGGTATCGCCACTAATTTCCTCTGGCATAGCGGGAAACACACCGGCCTTTTCAATTGCCTCTAACGCTTGCTGATTAAACATTTTATATTTCGATTCTGTTTCTAGCTCAGCCGCCATCACAGTGCCATTGCGGTTTATTGTTAAATAGACACGCACTTCGTCCTCTAAGCGCCGCTGAAACGCTTGGCGTGGAATAGATTGCTGCTGAATCAAGTGCTTAGATAGTTGATCGTAATATTTTTGTCTAACCAATAAACCGCCCGCATCCAAGCCTTCCATTGTTTCATCGTCGGACTCTAACTCTACTACCGTCTCTGCAGTTGTAACTGGGGCTACAACTTTAGACGCAGCAACAACTTGTTTGGGCGGCTCTGCAACTTGTTTAGGTGGTTCTACAGCTTTTGGCTCAACTTGCTTCGGCTCTAGCTGCTTTTTCTCCTCTTGTTTTACAGCCTCTACCATTTGGGACGCAACAGGTTTGTCCGCCACTTTTGCCACAGGCTTTGGCCGCTCAACCGGCGCAGGCGCCTTTTTAGGAACAACAGGTGTTTGCACAGGGGCTTTAACCAGTGCAGCTTTTACCACTTCGGCTTTGGGCTGTACTTGCTCTACCGGCTCTGGCTTAGCAGGTACTTTTGTCCACGCGACAATTTCTTCTCGGCGATCGGCACTTGGCGTAACTGCATTAAAGCGTGCCAACAAGGTTTTATCTATAACTGCAGGGCTGAGTAAGCTAGCCTTTAAATTAGATGAAATAGGCACGTCACCAACCCAACATGCGAGCAATAAACGGAAAAAGTCACCCGATTTAATTACCCCTAATGCCACGCCATTAACGCTTACTTCCATGCCTCTATCTGGGCGGTAATCAAACACAATTCGGTCGCCATCAATAAAGCGGCCTTTAAACATTTTATTAAACTGGGCTAGGCTTTCTAATTGTGCTTCTACCACGTCAGATGTATTGCTTACCGTCATGCTCTCTAGCCACATAGTGACAAATCTGCGCTGCGATAATCGCTTTGTAGTAACGCGAATCTCCATTCGAGCAGGCGTGTCTTTCTCGAGTAACGGCGCGGCTTCAATGGTGGGCGAGCTCGTATACAACACAGCCAAAAATTGCTCAACACTCAATGCATGGTAAGCCGCCACCCCATTTACTTGATTAGCATGAGTAGAGGCAGATGCCCCCCAAATAGACAACGCCACCAATATAAACGGAATGTAACTACCCTTTAACTTCAACACATTCATAATAGGTTTCTTTATTGAGCGATTAGAGACTTCTTAAATAAAAACAATTCAGGCTTAGAAAGCGAAGAAACATCAAAGATAAACACATATTCGGCTTGATCATCCGCTTCGGGAATTGTGTGCCAGTAGTCTTTATTAAATAATGCAAAACGCTGGCTGCCGGCACGTACTTTTTTGGTAAGCATATATAGATCGTCACCTAAGTAATCCATATCGCTTTTACCAAATGAATTTTTTGCTACCAACTCTACTTCCACTAAAGGTGCAGAATCGATTTCACCTTTAGCCTTATCGGCTTCTAGCTCGGCAATATAGGTGCGCGCGTAACGTATATCTTGTTCGCTCGCGTTTGATAAGTAGGGCCAAGTACCAACCCCTGCCGCTTGCTCAGTTGGCTCTTTAGCTTTAGGAGCCTCGGTTTTAACGACTTGGGTGTTAGCCGCTTCCGCTTTAGCAGCCACTGGCGTTGCCACCTCTGCCGCTTTCGCTGGTGCAGATACACTTTGCGCAACTTGCACATTAGTAGAGGCCGCTACTTTTTTACGGGCCAATTCATCGCGTTTACTGCTTAGCTCACTAATAACAAATTCCAAATCTTTCTGCTGTTTAGTAAGGTTTTGATAAGCCTGCTCGGCTGCAGCCACAGATTGCTCAGACTCCTCTTTGCGCCCGGTGTAGCGCTTAACGCGCGCCTCAAAACGGTTGTAGCGAATAGAAGCCAATACCGATTCACGCATTGCGGTTTCATCTGGGTTTGTTTCAGCGGCAAGAAGTTTCGCTTTCATTTCGCGCTCAGCCTCTACTAGGCTTTGCGTCGCCTCTTCCAAACCTTCTGCATGGCGAGCTAAATTCGCCTGCTCATCGGCTAACACAGCAGCAGCGGCATCAACTTTCTTAGTGAGTGCAGCAAGCTCTTGTTGCTTTTGTTGCAGTGTTTGACTTAATACTGGGTCTGGCGCGGCATTTACGGTTGATATCCACACAAAAAATATGCTGCTCAGGACGAAGCGATACATTGAATTCTCTCTAGCTAGGGGGTTCATTTAAGGCGGCGCAAGATACCACAAGATCAAAATTTGTGCAGCGACCAAAGTAGTATAGAAAACATTCAAATACGTACAATTAGAAATAACGTATGCATTTTATATGTTTTACCGACCTAAAAACGTACAAATACGCGCCAAAAAGGGATGTTAATCACACTTTCTTAGTAAAAAGCGTTATTGGCGCCAAATTCACCACCTATGCTAGCAGCCAACGCCGCGAAGCAGTATCGGCCAAATGGCTTAGGCCAAATTTTAAACAGGTACTACCGCGTATATCACACTTGGCTGCGAGGATAATAATTCTAGGAAGTAATACTGGCGCAACATGAACATGATAGTCCGCCCTAAGGCAAAACGGCGCCGTTTACACCCCAATATAACCACGCTCATTTTGACGTCAGCCCGCACCCTCTTTGGCCCTAAGCTGAAGCGAAGAATTCAAAAACTGCCCTAAGTGCGCTATGATTCGCGCGCTCCTTAGGGGAGGCTGCGAAGCCTGAGACTAGTACTTATGTGCTTATACCCTTCGAACCTGATCCGGTTAGTACCGGCGTAGGAATAGGATAAAAACTATAGGCAACTTAACAACTTCGAAGTTGCTCCCCCACGCATACAGCCGGGCCCTTGATCTTACCAATATAAAGGACCTGACATGAACACCTGCTTATCCCGTTTTTCTCTCACCAGTTTATCGCTAGCCGTTGCTCTTGCTAGCCAAACCTCATTCGCCAACGACAAATTAGAAGAAATAATTGTTACCGGTGAATTGCGCGATGCAAACGCACTAAGCGTTGCCAACAGTGTATCTATCGTAAATGCCAGCACACTGGCTGCGCGTAACACCCAACACCTAGAAGACGTATTCAACTTAGCGCCCAACGTTAACTACTCCACTGGCGCATCCCGCGGCCGCTTTATTTTGATTCGCGGTATCGGCGAGCGCAGCCAGTTCGTAGACCCAGTTAACCCATCCGTGGGCGTAATGTTAGACGGTATAGACATGACCGGCATTTCCACCGGTATTACCGCGCT from Saccharophagus degradans 2-40 includes these protein-coding regions:
- a CDS encoding isochorismate synthase, which translates into the protein MDTTQNVAQRYDDLLDLYSQYSSLYFSSPSHSLLAKPPFAQLVSERVGDIAQRAQESLSIAKQLGFADPIIMGAIGFDGEDASALRVCNNVIRQTKMPFASGDASGGIAFNPSQAGAHRITPVPSGQVFKNSVNEALTLFEQTPLQKVVLSRALDVQFESAPNIPLALKSLAVKNPLGYTFAVPLNAAAPATVVGNRVLIGASPELLLSKSGKDIHIHPLAGSIARSENPSEDAQKADGLLQSAKDLYEHRVVVDAIEKSLRPFCKSLRVPRTPSLMSTATMWHLGTHITAELNDETLSSLALALALHPTPAVGGYPVADAKQAIKKLEQYPRDFFTGIVGWCNAQGDGEWAITIRCAEVFNHRVRVYAGAGVVAGSCAEKEYAETAAKFNTVLNAFGVKPVKERVPKQTKSKVSEEEVHV
- a CDS encoding 4'-phosphopantetheinyl transferase family protein, whose protein sequence is MQLIDTSFSVPLLGQCELLLCHFYPQHWDANTPKQYQIDVPQYLLEKAVDKRLAEYVAGRHLAKTLLQRLNIGAQVERDEKTRAPIWPQGIVGSISHSKGIAACAVQRQTKIAGIGIDIEHWTPAKTAASISKEVWLPEEQHLLNHIDWSFEQALTVVFSAKEALYKALHPQVGKFFGFKAARLCLQSGDSNSGSLCFELTEHLHTAVPKGAVFKLAYYCSDDWVVTGIELEHKKQAQKSRD
- a CDS encoding TonB family protein; the protein is MNVLKLKGSYIPFILVALSIWGASASTHANQVNGVAAYHALSVEQFLAVLYTSSPTIEAAPLLEKDTPARMEIRVTTKRLSQRRFVTMWLESMTVSNTSDVVEAQLESLAQFNKMFKGRFIDGDRIVFDYRPDRGMEVSVNGVALGVIKSGDFFRLLLACWVGDVPISSNLKASLLSPAVIDKTLLARFNAVTPSADRREEIVAWTKVPAKPEPVEQVQPKAEVVKAALVKAPVQTPVVPKKAPAPVERPKPVAKVADKPVASQMVEAVKQEEKKQLEPKQVEPKAVEPPKQVAEPPKQVVAASKVVAPVTTAETVVELESDDETMEGLDAGGLLVRQKYYDQLSKHLIQQQSIPRQAFQRRLEDEVRVYLTINRNGTVMAAELETESKYKMFNQQALEAIEKAGVFPAMPEEISGDTFSFSVLLNYRLPI